The following proteins are co-located in the Microbacterium sp. SORGH_AS_0888 genome:
- a CDS encoding AI-2E family transporter, with amino-acid sequence MTSVHHPDPDPSADDPIPAGLRIGAGFAWRVLVIAAVLGLVLLLAVRLSEIVIPFFIGLILSALLVPLSGFLQRHGWPKWVAIVSAWVAVFAVITGLSLLFAEQLRSQLPALTTQVEQAVESARGFLATQPFGITPEMLTGWVNDITRFAQQHASDVGSGALRVGSGAVHGLEGVFIVIFVTLFMLIDGGRIWQWVTRLFPRRARPRILAAGEAGWRTLTSFIRIQLVVAATDAVGIGVGAAILGVPLAVPIAIIVFFGAFVPVVGAIVGGVVAVAIALVFNGWVHAVIMLGIVILVQQLESHVLHPLLTGSAVKVHPLGIVLGVTTGTTLAGIAGAFLAVPLIATTNSMIAAAHRYGKEEPEAGGEPGTADTAPPSGDR; translated from the coding sequence ATGACGAGCGTTCACCACCCCGATCCCGACCCCTCGGCAGACGACCCGATCCCCGCCGGCCTGCGAATAGGCGCCGGGTTCGCGTGGCGGGTCCTGGTGATCGCGGCGGTGCTCGGGCTCGTACTTCTGCTCGCGGTCCGGTTGTCCGAGATCGTCATCCCGTTCTTCATCGGCCTGATCCTCTCCGCCCTGCTCGTGCCGCTGTCGGGATTCCTGCAGCGCCACGGCTGGCCGAAGTGGGTCGCTATCGTCAGCGCGTGGGTGGCCGTCTTCGCGGTCATCACAGGACTCTCCCTCCTGTTCGCCGAGCAGCTGCGCAGCCAGTTGCCGGCCCTCACGACCCAGGTCGAGCAGGCGGTCGAGTCGGCCCGCGGGTTCCTGGCGACGCAGCCCTTCGGGATCACACCCGAGATGCTCACGGGCTGGGTGAACGACATCACCCGCTTCGCCCAGCAGCACGCGTCGGATGTCGGGAGCGGGGCGCTCCGCGTCGGTTCGGGCGCCGTCCACGGACTGGAGGGCGTGTTCATCGTGATCTTCGTCACGCTGTTCATGCTCATCGACGGCGGGCGGATCTGGCAGTGGGTGACGCGGCTGTTCCCGCGCCGCGCGCGTCCGCGCATCCTGGCGGCGGGAGAGGCGGGGTGGCGAACGCTCACGAGCTTCATCCGCATCCAGCTCGTCGTCGCGGCCACCGATGCCGTCGGCATCGGTGTCGGCGCGGCGATCCTCGGCGTTCCGCTCGCCGTTCCGATCGCGATCATCGTGTTCTTCGGTGCTTTCGTGCCCGTCGTCGGGGCGATCGTCGGCGGCGTCGTCGCGGTCGCGATCGCTCTCGTGTTCAACGGGTGGGTGCATGCGGTCATCATGCTCGGCATCGTCATCCTGGTGCAGCAGCTCGAGAGTCACGTGCTCCACCCGCTGCTGACGGGGTCGGCCGTCAAGGTGCACCCGCTCGGGATCGTCCTCGGCGTCACCACCGGCACGACGCTGGCCGGCATCGCCGGCGCCTTCCTGGCGGTGCCGCTCATCGCCACCACGAACTCCATGATCGCGGCGGCACACCGCTACGGGAAGGAAGAGCCGGAAGCCGGGGGAGAGCCGGGGACCGCCGATACGGCCCCGCCGAGCGGCGACCGGTAG
- a CDS encoding MFS transporter has product MTSTASVPVTGTASSARLPYGALLVMMCLSFLLVTAEFLPNGILTEMAAGLGISPGQAGQTVTVTAIVGLVVALTVGVLFPRLDRRTLLMATAAAAAVSNILVAVAPNLVLILLARVLLGAAISAFWAMSITVVAAMVGTERVGRAAMFTTAGLSLATVAGVPLGVLLSEALDWRAAFLIIGIASAVLVVPLGLLLPPVPAASSSGLRPLVDTLRRPGVALGLAGHVLAVLGHFLAYTYVRVSLERLPDIDAGTVVLLLALFGVGGLIGNFVIGAVIDRTFVLFGVVAPLVIGASIAVLLLAPASVIAVGVAVTVWGFFFSSWLIITNAWVGHRMPDRLEAGGSLVVVGFQLGIVLAAGLGGIVVDTWGVALNDVLAIVLLLAGAALFGAANRGHGRRH; this is encoded by the coding sequence ATGACCTCGACCGCTTCCGTTCCCGTCACGGGTACCGCTTCGTCCGCGCGCCTGCCCTACGGCGCCCTCCTCGTCATGATGTGCCTGAGCTTCCTGCTCGTGACGGCGGAGTTCCTCCCCAACGGCATCCTGACGGAGATGGCGGCCGGCCTCGGCATCAGTCCCGGCCAGGCCGGACAGACCGTCACGGTCACCGCCATCGTGGGGCTGGTGGTCGCCCTCACCGTCGGCGTCCTGTTCCCTCGATTGGATCGACGGACGCTCCTCATGGCGACGGCCGCCGCGGCCGCCGTCTCGAACATCCTGGTCGCGGTCGCTCCCAACCTGGTCCTGATCCTTCTCGCACGTGTCCTGCTCGGTGCGGCGATCAGCGCGTTCTGGGCCATGTCGATCACGGTCGTCGCTGCCATGGTGGGCACCGAGCGTGTCGGCCGCGCCGCCATGTTCACCACCGCAGGGCTGTCGCTCGCCACCGTCGCCGGCGTCCCGCTCGGCGTGCTCTTGAGCGAGGCGCTCGACTGGCGCGCCGCGTTCCTCATCATCGGGATCGCGTCCGCCGTGCTCGTCGTCCCGCTCGGACTGCTCCTTCCGCCCGTGCCCGCGGCATCCAGCTCGGGGCTGCGACCCCTGGTGGACACCCTGCGTAGGCCGGGCGTCGCGCTCGGTCTCGCCGGACATGTGCTGGCCGTCCTCGGGCACTTCCTCGCCTACACGTACGTCCGGGTCTCGCTGGAGCGTCTGCCGGACATCGACGCCGGCACGGTCGTCCTCCTCCTCGCGCTCTTCGGCGTCGGCGGACTGATCGGCAACTTCGTCATCGGCGCCGTGATCGATCGCACCTTCGTGCTGTTCGGCGTGGTCGCCCCGTTGGTGATCGGCGCGTCCATCGCCGTCCTTCTGCTGGCTCCGGCCTCCGTGATCGCCGTCGGCGTCGCCGTGACGGTCTGGGGGTTCTTCTTCTCCTCGTGGCTCATCATCACGAACGCCTGGGTCGGGCATCGCATGCCGGATCGTCTGGAGGCCGGCGGCAGCCTGGTGGTGGTCGGCTTCCAGCTCGGGATCGTCCTCGCCGCAGGACTCGGCGGAATCGTCGTCGACACCTGGGGCGTCGCGCTCAACGACGTTCTCGCCATCGTGCTCCTGCTGGCCGGCGCCGCGCTGTTCGGCGCGGCGAACCGCGGACACGGTCGACGGCACTGA
- a CDS encoding AraC family transcriptional regulator, producing the protein MTVDSSALDRVLAEIDVRSGDTRRSSLGPGGLLALAPAMTTLGYVVSGEITTDADADDACTLDTRTGVSAPVRGPRTLLMGDAFLYTDAAASVLSSASGATVVTAELDMVWPATARALPRFVLVHEFSEREPAAAGLAAHLGPGRMDSARSGDPVICRAMMATVVLSVIRAWAAACAPAQWPALSVDPFLERIVRAVAEEPGREWTLESLASLGAMSRTVLAERFRAAFGTSPASFVTETRMRRAMEMLEAGASVTETSRALGYGSDEGFSRAFRRHTGMPPSQWRRRTVLAR; encoded by the coding sequence ATGACGGTCGACTCCTCCGCGCTGGACAGGGTGCTCGCCGAGATCGACGTGCGCTCCGGTGACACGCGACGCTCGTCGCTCGGACCGGGTGGGCTGCTCGCCCTCGCGCCGGCGATGACGACGCTCGGATACGTCGTCTCCGGCGAGATCACGACGGACGCCGACGCGGATGACGCGTGCACGCTCGACACGCGCACCGGTGTCTCGGCTCCCGTGCGCGGGCCGCGCACGCTGCTGATGGGCGATGCGTTCCTCTACACGGATGCCGCAGCATCCGTGCTCTCGTCCGCCTCCGGCGCGACGGTCGTGACCGCCGAGCTCGATATGGTCTGGCCGGCGACGGCCCGCGCACTGCCGCGATTCGTCCTCGTGCACGAGTTCTCTGAGCGAGAGCCCGCCGCGGCGGGACTCGCCGCGCATCTCGGTCCCGGCCGGATGGACAGCGCGCGATCGGGCGATCCCGTGATCTGCCGGGCGATGATGGCGACGGTCGTGCTGTCGGTCATCCGGGCCTGGGCGGCCGCGTGCGCTCCCGCCCAGTGGCCTGCCCTGAGCGTCGACCCCTTCCTCGAGCGCATCGTGCGGGCCGTCGCGGAGGAGCCCGGGCGCGAGTGGACCCTCGAGTCCCTCGCGAGCCTCGGGGCGATGTCCCGCACCGTCCTCGCCGAGCGCTTCCGCGCCGCGTTCGGCACGTCGCCGGCGAGCTTCGTGACGGAGACGCGGATGCGACGAGCCATGGAGATGCTCGAGGCAGGCGCCTCCGTCACGGAGACCTCACGGGCGCTGGGCTACGGCTCCGACGAGGGATTCAGCCGCGCGTTCCGGCGCCACACGGGGATGCCACCGTCGCAGTGGCGTCGACGGACGGTTCTCGCCCGCTGA
- a CDS encoding GAP family protein yields the protein MSDIPIESVGTLAVLALTDSMSIGTMVIPLWFLTTPGRPRVARIALYLATVMAAYVAVGAALVLGGRVIFERGTALLSSPPVLVAQLLLGAALVIVSCALDTKAARARAAARPRRAGRLVRWRDRAMGRGDDGTPHRAALAAIVLLALLAVGVEIASMLPYLVATGIIAAHVTTPAAAIGTLVAYCAVMIAPAVALTIARLAAGDAIEAPLRRGEAWLTRHSRSTTLWIVGIAGVLLGAGAFDGLRTLGD from the coding sequence GTGTCCGACATCCCGATCGAGAGCGTCGGCACCCTCGCGGTGCTGGCGCTGACCGACTCGATGAGCATCGGAACGATGGTCATCCCGCTGTGGTTCCTCACGACCCCCGGTCGCCCGCGCGTCGCGCGGATCGCGCTCTATCTCGCAACCGTCATGGCCGCCTACGTCGCCGTCGGCGCGGCGCTCGTCCTGGGCGGTCGGGTGATCTTCGAGCGCGGGACCGCGCTGCTGAGCTCGCCACCCGTGCTGGTCGCGCAACTCCTTCTCGGTGCCGCTCTGGTGATCGTGAGCTGCGCCCTCGACACGAAGGCGGCGCGTGCGCGCGCCGCCGCACGGCCGCGACGGGCGGGCCGGCTCGTCCGGTGGCGGGACCGGGCGATGGGGCGCGGGGACGACGGCACGCCCCATCGCGCCGCACTCGCGGCCATCGTGCTGCTCGCCCTGCTCGCCGTCGGCGTCGAGATCGCCTCCATGCTGCCCTACCTCGTCGCCACGGGAATCATCGCCGCGCACGTCACGACCCCGGCCGCCGCGATCGGGACGCTGGTCGCCTACTGCGCGGTGATGATCGCACCCGCGGTTGCGCTGACCATCGCACGCCTCGCCGCCGGGGACGCGATCGAGGCGCCGTTGCGGCGCGGCGAGGCGTGGCTCACGCGCCATTCGCGCAGCACGACCCTCTGGATCGTCGGCATAGCGGGCGTCCTGCTCGGCGCCGGCGCGTTCGACGGACTGCGCACGCTCGGGGACTGA
- a CDS encoding TetR/AcrR family transcriptional regulator: MPLSSRTERRQHLAEATWRVILDRGIGAVSVRSVAAEAGVAVGSLRNLFPTQAELLEFSAEHMIRQASARVTAIAPDPDPLTYAVAAIRELIPVSAQTRREFEVNIALIAETPAHPRLAAIRDEAHDRLLEFFVRLVAMLSGGEPQRPETARAARRLLALADGLGLHLLHRPSEESAEWAVDILREELASIQGDAGRTAG, from the coding sequence TTGCCTCTCTCTTCGCGCACGGAGCGACGGCAGCACCTCGCCGAAGCGACCTGGCGCGTCATCCTCGACCGTGGGATCGGCGCCGTCTCCGTGCGGTCGGTCGCGGCCGAGGCGGGCGTCGCGGTCGGATCGCTGCGGAATCTCTTCCCCACTCAGGCGGAGCTGCTCGAGTTCTCGGCGGAGCACATGATCCGGCAGGCGAGCGCCCGCGTGACCGCGATCGCCCCGGATCCGGATCCGCTCACGTATGCCGTTGCCGCCATCCGCGAGCTCATCCCCGTGTCCGCCCAGACCCGGCGCGAGTTCGAGGTCAACATCGCGCTGATCGCAGAGACTCCCGCGCATCCACGGCTCGCGGCCATCCGCGACGAGGCGCACGACCGGCTCCTGGAGTTCTTCGTCCGCCTCGTCGCGATGCTCAGCGGCGGCGAGCCGCAGCGTCCCGAGACAGCGCGTGCGGCGCGGCGGCTCCTCGCCCTGGCCGACGGCCTCGGGCTCCATCTGCTGCACCGCCCGTCGGAGGAGAGTGCGGAGTGGGCGGTCGACATCCTGCGCGAGGAGCTGGCGTCGATCCAGGGCGACGCCGGCCGCACGGCGGGGTGA